Proteins encoded in a region of the Rutidosis leptorrhynchoides isolate AG116_Rl617_1_P2 chromosome 9, CSIRO_AGI_Rlap_v1, whole genome shotgun sequence genome:
- the LOC139867821 gene encoding uncharacterized protein codes for MLRACVLEFSGSWDTHLPLVEFAYNNSYHSNIGMPPYKMLYGKRCRTPSCWLEACEKQFAGHKIVQHTAEKVAIAREKLKAARDRQKMYANPRRQPVTFAEGERVYLKMSPWKGVIHFGKREKLAPRYIGLFNIRQCKVDDEIHILPLQDLKVDSSKKLVEEPVKILDRKVTKLRRKHFLMVLVEWKHSLCANLTWEIEELMKAIP; via the exons atgttaagagcttgTGTATTAGAATTTAGTGGATCGTGGGATACTCATTTACCATTAGTTGAGTTTGCCTATAATAACTCCTACCATTCAAATATCGGCATGCCACCCTACAAAATGTTATATGGTAAACGGTGTAGGACTCCATCGTGTTGGTTAGAAGCTtgtgagaaacagtttgcaggtcatAAGATTGTGCAACATACTGCAGAAAAGGTGGCAATAGCTCGTGAAAAGTTAAAAGCTgccagagatagacaaaagatgtatgcaaaTCCTCGTCGACAACCAGTGACGTTTGCCGAAGGTGAGCGTGTATATTTAAAGATGTCACCGTGGaagggtgtaattcattttggTAAAAGAGAAAAGTTAGCACCAAGATATATTGGTCTGTTCAATATCAGACAA TGCAAAGTGGATGATGAAATTCATATTCTACCACTTCAAGATCTGAAAGTAGATTCAAGTAAGAAATTAGTAGAGGAACCTGTTAAGATCTTAGACAGAAAGGTGACCAAGTTACGTAGAAAACATTTTCTAATGGTGCTTGTGGAATGGAAACATAGTTTGTGTGCAAACTTAACATGGGAAATCGAGGAGTTAATGAAAGCTATACCCtga